One part of the Carassius gibelio isolate Cgi1373 ecotype wild population from Czech Republic chromosome B6, carGib1.2-hapl.c, whole genome shotgun sequence genome encodes these proteins:
- the or90a1 gene encoding odorant receptor 134-1 — protein MNSTGSQLFFIRDTFTMAFMKNFIVVLVWLLLSYINGSVVATFFRHQIFYEDPRYILFIHMVINDAVQLTVTIALFVVSYILYTISVGVCCFFILVAVFTTRSTPVNLAGMAIERYIAICYPLRHAQICTVRRAYILIAAIWLVSVLPDITDLFVTLATEPLSFFQTNVFCLRQNVFKDPVLLYKRQAFDGIYFSLVFLTLLCTYLRVVFAARALSTERTSANRATNTIMLHGVQLLMCLLSYVSPSVEGILNIIFPGRILEIRFANYLIVYILPRFLSPIIYGVRDKKFRKYLRMYFVCGLNRIDTRVESKVEED, from the coding sequence ATGAATTCAACAGGAAGCCAATTATTCTTCATCAGAGACACGTTTACCATGGCCTTCATGAAGAACTTCATTGTAGTCCTGGTGTGGCTCCTCCTCAGCTACATCAATGGCAGCGTAGTGGCCACCTTCTTCAGACACCAGATCTTTTATGAAGACCCTCGCTATATACTTTTCATACACATGGTGATTAATGACGCAGTGCAGCTCACTGTAACCATCGCTCTGTTTGTGGTCAGCTACATCTTGTACACTATCAGTGTAGGAGTGTGTTGTTTCTTTATCCTGGTGGCTGTGTTCACCACCCGCAGCACGCCTGTCAACCTGGCCGGCATGGCGATCGAGCGTTATATCGCGATCTGCTATCCTCTGCGTCATGCGCAGATCTGCACCGTGCGCCGCGCGTACATTCTCATAGCGGCAATTTGGTTAGTATCCGTGCTTCCTGACATCACTGACCTTTTCGTGACTTTAGCCACAGAGCCTCTGAGTTTCTTCCAAACTAATGTTTTTTGTCTCAGGCAGAATGTGTTCAAAGACCCTGTGCTGCTTTACAAACGCCAGGCGTTCGACGGCATTTATTTCTCGCTGGTGTTCCTTACGCTGCTGTGCACGTATCTGCGGGTCGTGTTTGCGGCCCGCGCGCTCTCCACTGAGAGAACTTCCGCCAATCGCGCGACCAACACTATCATGCTACATGGGGTTCAGTTGCTGATGTGCCTGCTGTCCTATGTGTCCCCCAGTGTGGAGGGCATATTGAACATCATCTTCCCGGGACGCATCCTGGAAATCCGTTTCGCCAACTATCTAATTGTCTATATTTTGCCACGCTTTTTGAGTCCAATCATATACGGAGTGCGGGATAAAAAGTTCCGCAAGTATCTGAGGATGTATTTTGTGTGTGGTCTCAATAGAATAGACACGAGAGTAGAGAGTAAAGTTGAAGAAGATTAA